The following are from one region of the Phycisphaeraceae bacterium genome:
- a CDS encoding tetratricopeptide repeat protein — protein MRTIGSLLVLSALSLVALSGCAPVSVIALEEQAARAESREQFDTAAQKYQQALDRSPGRVHSRVGLGRVLLETDRPAEARRQFELALAARPDDPEILDFLAESMVRSGDSQAMYRLLRGRAEQRNAVSDWLRLGKYASLAGDADVAENALLTAARLDRGRSVAPQIALADLYEALGDDSKALTRLRMALFLDLANVEIQDRIRAYGETPGPTFALQPSEQVG, from the coding sequence ATGCGCACGATCGGGTCACTGCTTGTCCTGTCCGCCCTCTCCCTGGTCGCCCTCTCGGGGTGCGCCCCGGTCTCGGTGATCGCGCTGGAAGAGCAGGCCGCCCGGGCCGAGAGCCGCGAGCAGTTCGACACCGCGGCCCAGAAGTACCAGCAGGCGCTGGACCGCTCGCCCGGGCGGGTCCACAGCCGCGTGGGGCTGGGGCGAGTCCTCCTGGAGACGGACCGCCCGGCAGAGGCGCGCCGCCAGTTCGAGCTCGCCCTTGCCGCTCGCCCCGACGACCCCGAGATCCTCGATTTCCTGGCCGAGTCCATGGTCCGCTCCGGAGACTCGCAGGCCATGTACCGCCTGCTGCGTGGTCGCGCCGAGCAGCGCAACGCCGTCAGCGACTGGCTGCGGCTCGGCAAGTACGCGTCCCTCGCCGGGGACGCCGATGTCGCGGAGAACGCCCTGCTCACCGCCGCCCGTCTCGACCGAGGCCGCTCCGTCGCCCCCCAGATCGCCCTCGCCGACCTCTACGAAGCCCTCGGCGATGATTCCAAAGCCCTCACCCGGCTCCGTATGGCCCTCTTCCTCGACCTCGCCAATGTGGAGATCCAGGACCGCATCCGGGCTTACGGCGAGACCCCCGGCCCCACCTTCGCGCTCCAGCCCTCCGAGCAGGTCGGCTGA
- a CDS encoding aminomethyltransferase family protein codes for MARSSPFRNKHAEAEASFLTWGPPDEGVEMVETFGEIASEYASLRKGCALFDMTNRGTVEVRGSDRIAFLNRMITQEVKDLPPHRVARSFWLNRKGRIDADLRVLVLGDRVLLDVDFLAASRAATTLDAFVIADDVQIADASDRWQRFSIHGPTALDLLGAVATHKAGAPLTDFTPGAAASVTIAGVDLLVDRQDDCGETGLHLWVPTEHAERVWTHLIEAGCPHDENGQTDSNGSLAAKVRLRPSGWHAFNIARIEAGTPLYNIDFGQESLPGETGVLRDRVHFKKGCYLGQEVVARMDALGKPKQILVALRFEPSPEGEVVQPLSGGHVMAVTEDSAETVGVITSSTIAPMLGGTAVAFAQVRTKWAENPAASFEVAAEGVRVRARLQPGLRFWSRDGA; via the coding sequence ATGGCCCGTTCCAGCCCGTTTCGCAACAAGCACGCCGAGGCCGAGGCCTCCTTCCTCACCTGGGGCCCTCCGGACGAGGGGGTCGAGATGGTCGAGACCTTCGGCGAGATCGCGTCGGAGTACGCGTCCCTTCGCAAGGGCTGCGCGCTGTTCGACATGACCAACCGGGGCACGGTCGAGGTCCGCGGCTCCGACCGGATCGCCTTCCTCAACCGGATGATCACCCAGGAGGTCAAGGACCTGCCCCCCCACCGCGTCGCCCGCTCGTTCTGGCTGAACCGGAAGGGACGCATCGACGCCGACCTTCGCGTGCTCGTTCTCGGGGACCGCGTGCTGCTCGATGTCGACTTCCTGGCGGCTTCCCGGGCGGCAACCACACTCGACGCGTTCGTGATCGCCGACGATGTGCAGATCGCCGACGCGAGCGACCGGTGGCAGCGCTTCTCGATCCACGGGCCGACGGCGCTCGACCTGCTCGGCGCGGTCGCGACGCACAAGGCCGGGGCGCCCCTGACGGACTTCACGCCCGGGGCCGCGGCGTCGGTCACGATCGCCGGCGTTGATCTGCTCGTCGACCGCCAGGACGACTGCGGCGAGACGGGCCTGCACCTCTGGGTTCCCACCGAGCACGCGGAGCGCGTCTGGACGCACCTGATCGAAGCGGGCTGCCCCCACGACGAGAACGGACAAACAGATTCGAACGGCTCGCTGGCGGCGAAGGTGCGTCTGCGCCCTTCGGGCTGGCACGCGTTCAACATCGCTCGCATCGAGGCGGGGACTCCCCTGTACAACATCGACTTCGGACAGGAATCCCTGCCCGGCGAGACGGGCGTGCTGCGCGATCGCGTGCACTTCAAGAAGGGCTGTTACCTGGGTCAGGAGGTCGTCGCGAGGATGGACGCGCTGGGCAAGCCGAAACAGATCCTCGTCGCGCTGCGCTTCGAGCCCTCGCCCGAGGGCGAGGTTGTGCAACCCCTGTCCGGCGGCCATGTCATGGCGGTGACCGAGGACAGCGCCGAGACGGTCGGCGTGATTACCAGCAGCACGATCGCGCCGATGCTGGGCGGCACGGCGGTCGCGTTCGCGCAGGTGCGCACCAAGTGGGCCGAGAACCCGGCGGCGTCGTTCGAGGTCGCGGCGGAGGGCGTGCGCGTGCGTGCGCGACTGCAGCCGGGGCTGCGTTTCTGGTCGAGGGACGGCGCGTGA
- a CDS encoding ABC transporter ATP-binding protein has translation MVEGRRVSDIAPLLSVKDLCVHFPVRSGVLQRVTDRVRAVDGVSFDLAAGETLGLVGESGSGKTTVGRAVLRLIEATSGSVRYDGRDVLAAGRSAMHALRRDMQIVFQDPAGALNPRMRVWQIVSEPLRVHGVSRSTRELRAKSADLLERCGMPASSADRYPHEFSGGQRQRIVIARALALRPKFMVLDEPTSALDVSVQAQILNLLKDLQRDFGLSYLFISHDMAVIAHMCDRIAVMLRGKIVEEGRRDRILNDASHEYTRSLLAAAPDANAA, from the coding sequence CTGGTCGAGGGACGGCGCGTGAGCGACATCGCTCCCCTGCTGTCGGTGAAGGACCTCTGCGTGCACTTCCCGGTGCGCAGCGGCGTGCTGCAGCGCGTCACGGACCGTGTCCGCGCCGTCGACGGCGTGTCGTTCGATCTGGCCGCGGGCGAGACGCTCGGGCTGGTGGGCGAATCCGGTTCGGGCAAGACGACGGTCGGGCGCGCGGTGCTGCGCCTGATCGAAGCGACCTCGGGGAGCGTGCGCTACGACGGGCGCGATGTCCTCGCGGCGGGGCGCTCAGCGATGCACGCGCTGCGGCGCGACATGCAGATCGTCTTCCAGGACCCGGCCGGCGCGCTCAACCCGCGCATGCGCGTCTGGCAGATCGTCAGCGAGCCCCTCCGGGTCCACGGGGTTTCGCGCTCCACGCGCGAGCTTCGCGCGAAGTCCGCCGACCTGCTCGAGCGCTGCGGCATGCCGGCGTCGAGCGCCGACCGATATCCCCACGAGTTCTCCGGGGGCCAGCGCCAGCGCATCGTCATCGCTCGCGCTCTGGCGCTGCGCCCGAAGTTCATGGTCCTCGACGAGCCGACCAGCGCGCTCGATGTCTCGGTGCAGGCGCAGATCCTGAACCTGCTGAAGGACCTGCAGCGCGACTTCGGGTTGTCGTACTTGTTCATCAGCCACGACATGGCGGTGATCGCGCACATGTGCGATCGCATCGCGGTGATGCTGCGGGGCAAGATCGTCGAGGAGGGCCGGCGCGACCGCATCCTCAACGACGCGTCGCACGAGTACACGCGGTCGCTGCTCGCGGCGGCGCCCGACGCCAACGCCGCGTGA
- the ahcY gene encoding adenosylhomocysteinase — MNTGLPLTCDLPYKVRDLSLAKWGRHEIELAEEEMPGLIACREEFAKGQPLKGARITGSLHMTIQTAVLIETLEALGADVRWASCNIFSTQDHAAAAIAERKKTPVFAWKGETLEEYWWCTLQALTFPADATGSNGPNVIVDDGGDATLLIHEGYKAELAFKKDGTLPDPASTDNHEFSIILQIIKDKLLEDPTFWTRMVPHIRGVSEETTTGVHRLYTFAKNGTLLFPAINVNDSVTKSKFDNKYGCRHSLPDGIMRAVDVLLSGKKCVVAGYGDVGKGCAEALVGQKARVFVTEVDPICALQACMDGHEVVLLDDMLARGDIFVTTTGNKDIITVDHMSKMKHNAIVGNIGHFDNEIDMAGMEKWIKEGRVERRNIKPQVDEFRFKADKARGVEEHSVIILSEGRLLNLGNATGHPSFVMSTSFANQTLAQIELFKNHSNYEKQVYTLPKHLDEKVARMHLAKLGAKLTTLSKEQADYIGVPVNGPYKPDHYRY; from the coding sequence ATGAACACCGGCCTGCCCCTCACCTGCGATCTTCCGTACAAAGTCCGCGACCTCTCGCTCGCGAAATGGGGGCGCCACGAGATCGAGCTGGCCGAGGAAGAGATGCCCGGCCTGATCGCTTGCCGCGAGGAGTTCGCGAAGGGCCAGCCCCTCAAGGGCGCGCGGATCACCGGCTCGCTGCACATGACGATCCAGACCGCGGTGCTGATCGAGACTCTCGAGGCACTGGGCGCCGATGTGCGCTGGGCCTCCTGCAACATCTTCAGCACGCAGGACCACGCCGCCGCCGCGATCGCCGAACGCAAGAAGACCCCGGTCTTCGCGTGGAAGGGCGAGACGCTCGAGGAATACTGGTGGTGCACGCTGCAGGCGCTGACCTTCCCGGCCGACGCGACCGGCAGCAACGGCCCCAACGTCATCGTCGACGACGGCGGCGACGCGACCCTCCTCATCCACGAGGGCTACAAGGCCGAGCTCGCGTTCAAGAAGGACGGAACGCTCCCCGACCCCGCGTCCACCGACAACCACGAGTTCAGCATCATCCTGCAGATCATCAAGGACAAGCTCCTCGAAGACCCGACCTTCTGGACGCGCATGGTCCCCCACATCCGCGGCGTCTCGGAAGAGACTACCACCGGCGTGCACCGTCTGTACACCTTCGCCAAGAACGGCACCCTGCTCTTCCCGGCGATCAATGTCAACGACTCGGTCACGAAGAGCAAGTTCGACAACAAGTACGGCTGCCGCCACTCGCTGCCCGACGGCATCATGCGCGCCGTCGACGTGCTCCTCTCGGGCAAGAAGTGCGTCGTCGCTGGCTACGGCGACGTCGGCAAGGGCTGCGCCGAGGCGCTCGTGGGACAGAAGGCACGCGTCTTCGTCACCGAGGTCGACCCGATCTGCGCCCTGCAGGCATGCATGGACGGGCACGAGGTCGTCCTGCTCGACGACATGCTCGCCCGCGGCGATATCTTCGTCACGACCACCGGCAACAAGGACATCATCACCGTCGACCACATGTCGAAGATGAAGCACAACGCCATCGTCGGCAACATCGGCCACTTCGACAACGAGATCGACATGGCCGGCATGGAGAAGTGGATCAAGGAAGGGCGCGTCGAACGCCGCAACATCAAGCCCCAGGTCGACGAGTTCCGCTTCAAGGCCGACAAGGCCCGCGGCGTCGAGGAGCACAGCGTCATCATCCTCTCCGAGGGACGCCTGCTGAACCTGGGCAACGCGACGGGCCACCCCTCGTTCGTGATGTCCACCTCGTTCGCCAACCAGACGCTGGCGCAGATCGAGCTCTTCAAGAACCACTCGAACTACGAGAAGCAGGTCTACACCCTGCCCAAGCACCTCGACGAGAAGGTCGCGCGCATGCACCTGGCCAAGCTCGGCGCGAAGCTGACCACCCTCTCCAAGGAGCAGGCCGACTACATCGGCGTGCCCGTCAACGGCCCCTACAAGCCCGACCACTACCGCTACTGA
- the asnB gene encoding asparagine synthase (glutamine-hydrolyzing), with translation MCGIFGVIASNGRTPSITVEQATRLRDLLTHRGPDGAGVWSRENAILAHRRLAVIDPTPAGAQPFVADDQSCALVYNGELYNDASLRRALVAGGHRFRTACDTETVFNALREWGQKALPKLRGMFAIAFYDAKTKTLLLARDAMGVKPLYFTVDDREVAFASEPEPLLRMPGFTARPNMAMVSAYLTTIRTTLGNETLFQDLLCLAPGQAAVCDLSGDSPVVRVVDWWQGVRSGSSGTDAEAPAKTREVIEDSVLAHLRSDVPMCCLLSGGLDSTITTLIASGAHERLRTYCAGARIERSASEAEAMFTGDDLDHAREAAAFLGVDHSEAIVTRDLFRERWPDMVRRMGVPLSTPNEVAILAVAERLRADGCVVTVSGEGADELFAGYDAPMRAAAEFVALKAAGGTTSAGGRFEYEANAWAPPSMKPLLLTPDAWQACDHDRFAAEFYEREFSRCALEATGDASASSLDAHLRFHRRVNLAGLLQRLDSATMLASVEGRTPFADSFVARVAEGLPMSAKFSMTPGVTGGGGAHERAHGGVAVDAPPVLRTKIALREAFRDRLPARIADRPKASFPLPFQAWVEDQAGALRRSEFSKAVFSESVVEVVASDPTRNWRLAWPMINIAMWGERWWG, from the coding sequence ATGTGCGGCATCTTCGGCGTCATCGCGAGCAACGGTCGGACTCCATCCATCACGGTCGAGCAGGCGACGCGCCTGCGCGACCTGCTCACGCACCGCGGGCCCGACGGCGCGGGCGTCTGGTCGCGCGAGAACGCGATCCTCGCGCACCGGCGCCTCGCGGTGATCGACCCGACCCCGGCCGGCGCGCAGCCCTTCGTCGCCGACGATCAGTCCTGCGCGCTGGTCTACAACGGCGAGCTGTACAACGACGCGTCGCTGCGCCGCGCGCTCGTCGCGGGCGGGCATCGGTTCCGCACCGCCTGCGACACCGAGACAGTCTTCAACGCGCTGCGAGAGTGGGGGCAGAAGGCGCTCCCCAAGCTGCGCGGCATGTTCGCCATCGCGTTCTACGACGCGAAGACGAAGACGCTCCTGCTCGCGCGCGACGCGATGGGCGTCAAGCCGCTGTACTTCACGGTGGACGATCGAGAGGTCGCCTTCGCCAGCGAGCCGGAGCCCCTGCTGCGCATGCCGGGGTTCACCGCCCGCCCCAACATGGCGATGGTCAGCGCCTACTTGACGACGATCCGCACCACGCTCGGAAATGAAACGCTCTTTCAGGACTTGCTCTGCCTCGCGCCGGGCCAGGCGGCGGTGTGCGACCTCTCGGGCGATTCACCCGTCGTGCGCGTGGTCGACTGGTGGCAGGGCGTGCGCAGCGGGTCGTCTGGCACGGACGCCGAGGCGCCCGCGAAGACGCGCGAGGTGATCGAGGATTCGGTCCTGGCGCACCTGCGCTCGGATGTGCCGATGTGCTGCCTGCTCTCGGGCGGGCTCGACAGCACGATCACGACCCTCATCGCGTCCGGCGCGCACGAGCGCCTCCGAACCTATTGCGCGGGCGCGAGGATCGAACGCAGCGCGAGCGAGGCCGAGGCGATGTTCACGGGCGACGACCTCGACCACGCGCGCGAAGCGGCGGCGTTCCTGGGCGTCGATCACTCCGAAGCCATCGTGACGCGTGATCTGTTCCGCGAGCGCTGGCCCGACATGGTGCGTCGCATGGGCGTCCCGCTCAGCACGCCCAACGAGGTCGCGATCCTGGCCGTCGCCGAGCGCCTGCGCGCCGACGGGTGCGTGGTCACCGTCTCGGGCGAGGGCGCCGACGAGCTGTTCGCCGGGTACGACGCGCCGATGCGCGCCGCGGCCGAGTTCGTCGCGCTGAAGGCGGCCGGGGGCACGACCAGCGCGGGCGGGCGCTTCGAGTACGAGGCCAACGCGTGGGCGCCGCCTTCGATGAAACCGCTGCTGCTCACGCCCGACGCGTGGCAGGCGTGCGACCACGACCGCTTCGCCGCCGAGTTCTACGAGCGGGAATTCTCTCGCTGCGCCCTCGAGGCCACGGGCGATGCATCGGCGTCGTCGCTCGACGCGCACCTGCGATTCCATCGGCGCGTCAACCTCGCCGGACTCCTCCAGCGTCTCGACAGCGCCACGATGCTCGCGTCGGTCGAGGGGCGCACGCCGTTCGCCGACTCGTTCGTCGCCAGGGTCGCCGAGGGGCTTCCGATGTCCGCGAAGTTCAGCATGACGCCGGGAGTCACCGGCGGGGGCGGCGCGCACGAGCGGGCGCACGGCGGGGTCGCGGTTGACGCGCCGCCGGTCCTGCGGACGAAGATCGCGCTGCGCGAGGCCTTCCGAGACCGCCTCCCGGCGCGCATCGCGGACCGGCCCAAAGCCAGTTTCCCGCTGCCGTTCCAGGCGTGGGTCGAGGACCAGGCCGGCGCGCTGCGCCGGTCAGAGTTCTCGAAAGCGGTGTTCAGCGAGTCGGTCGTCGAGGTCGTCGCGAGCGATCCGACGCGGAACTGGCGCCTGGCGTGGCCCATGATCAACATCGCGATGTGGGGCGAGCGCTGGTGGGGGTGA
- a CDS encoding metalloregulator ArsR/SmtB family transcription factor has product MKQASPSIPVTERLAALSEPLRLRLCRLLEREELSVGEVGRVLQIPQSTVSRHLKVLSDGGWLLKRADGTATMYRLVLDDLSSEARALWVTVREQMGDSAELREDLRRLEAVLDDRKTDSSSFFGRVAGAWDDLRTQLFGSSFTAPALLALLPREWIVADLGCGTGNAAELLAGRVKRVIAIDSSEVMLRAARQRLDGSRNISFKRGDLGSLPLDDASVDAAVCVLVLHHLDKPEDAVREMRRILKPGGRALVVDMYEHDRREYRQQMGHKHLGFSESRARAMLERVGLQGVRIDALPAWPDSKGPSLFVATANAPDA; this is encoded by the coding sequence ATGAAGCAGGCAAGCCCCTCCATCCCGGTGACCGAGCGACTGGCGGCCCTCAGCGAGCCGCTCCGGCTTCGCCTGTGCCGGCTCCTCGAGCGCGAGGAGCTCTCGGTGGGCGAGGTCGGTCGCGTCCTCCAGATCCCGCAGTCCACGGTCAGCCGGCACCTCAAGGTGCTCAGCGACGGCGGGTGGCTCCTCAAGCGGGCCGACGGCACGGCCACGATGTACCGTCTCGTCCTCGACGACCTCTCCTCCGAGGCACGCGCGCTCTGGGTCACGGTTCGCGAGCAGATGGGCGACAGCGCCGAGCTGCGCGAGGACCTGCGCCGGCTCGAAGCGGTCCTCGACGATCGCAAGACCGATTCCTCGTCCTTCTTCGGCCGCGTCGCCGGCGCGTGGGACGACCTTCGCACGCAGCTCTTCGGATCGTCCTTCACCGCGCCGGCGCTGCTCGCGCTGCTGCCCCGAGAGTGGATCGTCGCCGATCTGGGCTGCGGCACGGGCAACGCCGCCGAGCTGCTGGCCGGGCGTGTGAAGCGCGTGATCGCGATCGACTCCAGCGAGGTCATGCTCCGCGCAGCGCGCCAGCGCCTCGACGGCTCGAGAAACATCTCGTTTAAGCGAGGAGACCTCGGTTCGCTCCCGCTGGACGACGCGAGCGTCGACGCCGCGGTCTGCGTGCTTGTGCTGCACCACCTCGACAAGCCCGAGGACGCGGTGCGAGAAATGCGCCGGATCCTCAAGCCGGGCGGGCGCGCCCTCGTCGTGGACATGTACGAGCACGACCGGCGCGAATACCGCCAGCAGATGGGCCACAAGCACCTTGGTTTCAGCGAGTCCCGCGCCCGCGCCATGCTCGAGCGCGTCGGCCTGCAGGGCGTTCGTATCGATGCCCTGCCCGCATGGCCCGACAGCAAGGGCCCGAGTCTGTTTGTCGCGACGGCCAACGCGCCGGACGCCTGA